The Changchengzhania lutea genomic sequence GACGTCTTTGAAAAATATGCAGATACTTTTGAAGAAATTGGTGTTGATGTAAACAACGGTTTTGGAAACCTATTAGAAAATATTCAGAAATTACCACAAGCAAAACAGGATAAGATTCTAGCTGATATTGATTCCGCTTTTAAAAATGGGCCTTCTATAGCTATGGTAAATAGCGATAAAGGAATTACCAATTTACATGTGCCTAGTGATGTTATTATAGATGCTTCTATGCCTGCTATGATACGTACTTCTGGAAAAATGTGGAATGCAGAAGGCCAACTTCAAGACACAAAAGCGATTATTCCAGATAGTAGTTATGCAGGAATCTATGCGGCAACTATTAACTTTTGCAAAAAACATGGCGCTTTTGACCCAACCACTATGGGGACGGTTCCCAATGTTGGTTTAATGGCCCAAAAAGCTGAAGAGTATGGCTCACATGATAAAACATTCGAAATAGCTTCAGATGGGATTGTGCGCATTATTAATGCCGAAAGAAAGACGTTATTAGAGCATCATGTGGAAACAGGTGATATTTGGAGAATGTGCCAGACCAAGGACGTACCCATTCAAGACTGGGTTAAATTAGCAGTGACTCGTGCACGTGCTTCTCAAACACCAGCGGTGTTTTGGCTAGATGAAAAACGAGCGCATGATGCTGAAATTATTAAAAAAGTAAATACCTATTTAAAAGATCACGATACCAACGGATTGGATTTAAGGATTTTATCACCTATTGATGCTACTATTTTTACATGTGAGCGATTAAAGGATGGGAAAGATACCATTTCGGTTTCGGGGAATGTATTGCGTGATTATTTAACAGATTTGTTCCCTATTTTAGAAGTAGGAACCAGTGCAAAAATGCTGTCTATTGTCCCTTTAATGAATGGTGGTGGTTTATTTGAAACTGGTGCTGGTGGTTCTGCACCAAAGCACGTGCAACAACTTCTGGAAGAAAATCATTTACGTTGGGATTCTTTGGGTGAATTTTTAGCCCTAGCTGTGTCTCTAGAGCATTATAGCGAAGTGAATAACAACCCAAAAGCTAAAATTTTAGGAGAAGCGCTAGATGATGCCACCGATACATTATTAGAAAATAGAAAAGGGCCTTCAAGAAATGTTGGGGAACTAGATAACAGAGGAAGCCATTTTTATTTAGCCTTGTACTGGGCGCAGGAATTGGCAAAGCAATCTAAAGATTCTGAATTAAAAGAAGAATTTTCAAGAATGGCTGAAAAACTGGCTAATAATGAAACTGTAATCATTGAAGCACTAAACGCTGTTCAAGGGAAGCCTGTTGATATTGGTGGTTATTATGAACCTGTAGAATCTTTGATTAATCAGGTTATGCGACCTATCGAATCATTCAATTCTATTATAAATTAATACAATTGTTTAAAATTTTTAATAGGCCCCTGCTCGGGGCTTTTTTTATATTTTTATAAAAAATTGCTAAATGAAAAAAATCATGCTGTTGCTTTTGTGTGCGTTCAGCTTATATAATGTGTCCTTAAATGCGCAGCAAAAATTCACTTTGAGTGGTACCATATCAGAAGCAGAAAGTAATGAAACCCTCATTGGTGTCAATATTATTTTTCCTGAAATCCAATCTGGAACAACAACTAATGAATATGGTTTTTATTCCATAACCCTACCAGAAGGCACATATAACATGACTATTAGCTACTTAGGATTTAATACCATACGTGAAACTCTAATCCTTTCACAAGATATTACCAAAAGTTTTAGCTTAACAGATGCGGTTGAGGACTTAGACGAAGTAGTCATCACTGAAAATATTGAAAAAATTAATATCAAGGCACCGCAAATGAGTGTAAACCGCTTAACATCCAGTACCATAAAGGAGATTCCCGTGGTACTTGGAGAAGCCGATATAATAAAAGCCATTACCCTGTTACCTGGTGTTACCAATGCTGGTGAGGGTTCCTCTGGATTCAACGTTAGAGGTGGTTCAGCAGATCAAAACCTCATTCTTTTAGATGAAACCATCATTTATAACTCCTCACATTTATTTGGATTTTTCTCTGTTTTTAATCCAGATGCCATCAAAGATTTAAGACTTTATAAAGGTGGTATTCCTGCGCGTTATGGAGGCAGGGTGTCGTCTGTTTTGGATATTTATCAAAAAGAAGGGAACAGTAAAGAATTTCATGGTAATGGTGGTGTGGGCATCATATCAAGTCGATTGCTTCTTGAGGGTCCATTAAAAAAAGACCAAGGCTCCTTTTTGTTTGGTGGCAGATCCAGTTATGCCCATTTATTTTTACCGCTTTTCGACATTGATAATATTGCCTATTTTTATGACCTGAATACCAAGTTAAGTTATAACTTGAACAACAATAATAACATCTATCTCTCTGGGTATTTTGGGCGTGATGTTTTCAGGATTGAAGATACGTTTGAAAATACTTATGGAAATTCTGTGTTGAACTTTCGGTGGAATCACTTATTTTCAGATAAATTATTCTCTAACTTATCCCTAATCTATTCTGATTATTATTATGATTTAAAACTTAACTTTGTTGAATTTGATTGGGTTTCTGGAATTCAAAATTTCAATTTAAAGTACGATTTTAAGCATTACCTTAACAATAACCTTAAACTTCAATATGGCATAAATTCCATATACTACAAATTCAATCCAGGTGAAATAAAACCTACGGTGTCCTCTTCAGGAATCAATCCTTTTAAACTAACCGATAAATATGCTTTTGAAAATGCCGTATATTTAGATGTTGAGCACAAACTTTCCAATACACTGGCCTTGTCTTATGGTCTACGCTTTAGTTCTTTTTGGCGATTGGGACAGGATGGACTTAATCTTTACGAAGATAACAAGCCCGTGTTATTTAACGAAGATTTTCAAATTTATGAAAAGGCAGACCCCATAGCGACGAAAACTTTTAACCGTAGTGAGGCTATTGAGCAATTTCACAATCTAGAACCTCGGGCATCATTAGCGTATCAATTGACCCAACAATCTTCTGTTAAAGCCAGTTACAATCGAATGGCACAATACCTGCATTTACTTTCCAATACAAGCTCCCCCACGCCTTTAGATGTTTGGGCTCCAAGCGGAAAATACATCAAACCACAACTACTCGATCAATATGCCATTGGTTATTTTAAAAATTTCAGTGACAACACCTACTCTTTAGAAGTGGAAAGTTTTTATAAGACAGTAAAAAATAGAATCGATTATATTGATGGAGCTGATTTAATTGCCAATAATGCTATTGAGCAGGTCATTTTAAATGGTAGAGCCAGAGCCTATGGTTTAGAGTTTTTATTAAAAAAAACCGAAGGTAAATTTAAAGGTTGGTTAGCCTATACCCTTTCTAAATCTGAGCAGCAAACCAAAGGACGAGATAAAAATGAATTGGGGATAAATAACGGAAATTGGTACAACACCCCTTATGATAAAACACACGATGTGTCCTTTACTGGAAGTTATGACTGGAATAACAAATGGAAATTAAATGCTAATTTTATATTTCAAACAGGACAGCCTGCTACATTTCCAAACGGCCAATATCAATATAATGGTGTTATAATTCCAAGTTACAGCAACAGAAATGCAGATAGATTGCCATCATATAACCGTTTGGATCTTTCGGCAACATATACACCAAAACCAGACAAAGTCAAGGGATGGAAAAGTTACTGGGTGTTTGGAATCTATAATGTCTATAATCGTAGAAATGCCGCATCCATATCATTTGGTCAAAATAGTGATACTAACGTTAATGAAGCAAGAAGGTTATCCATATTTGGCATCGTGCCTTCTATTTCCTATAACTTCAAATTTTAAGAACATGAGAAAACTTATATACCTATTACCCTTCTGTATGATCTTTTTCACTTGTGAAGATGTGATAGATGTCGATTTACAAAACGAAACGCCAAGACTCGTTATAGATGCCTCTTTAGATTGGGTTAAGGGTACTGCGGGAGATCAACAAATAATTAAACTCTCATTAAGTGCGCCTTTCTACAGTGATACTATTATACCTGCCAACGGCGCTACTGTTATGGTAAAAGATTCAAATGATAATATCTTTAGTTTTATTGAAGAAACTGATACGGGCTTGTATGTAAATAATTCATTTATTCCAGCTATAAATGAAACTTACAACCTTAGCATTGTATATAATAATGAAACGTATTTGGCCACAGAAACTATGCTACCGGTGAGCAATATCGATTATGTAGAACAGAAAAATGATGGTGGATTCTCAGGAGAAGAAATAGAAATTAAAGCCTTTTATAAAGACCCACAGGGGATTGAGAATTTTTACCTATTTGAATATTTCAATACAAGCCATGGCACATTAAGTTTAGAGGTTTATGACGATGAATTTACAGATGGCAATGAGATATTTGGATTTCATACTGATGAAAATTTGGAGGCTGGCAACATCATGAATATTAGAAGTTACGGAATTTCAAGTCGTAATTATGAGTTTATGAATATATTGTTACAACAAACTGATAATGAAAATGGAGATCCTTTTGAGGCTCAACCGGTCGCCGTGCGGGGGAACTGCATTAATCAAACCAACCCCGATAATTTTCCATATGGCTATTTTAGAACATCTGAGGTTTCAGAGTTTCTTTATACAGTTGAATAAATTCTCTTACACATCCCAATATAGATACTAATTAAAATATGTATTTTTGAGTCATGAGCTATACAAAAACTACCGAACAAGATTCTCATTACAATCATCTTGAGGCTATGAACATTACAGAGCTGTTAAAACATATTAATAGTGAAGATCAAACCGTACCCATGGCAGTTAAGAAAGCGCTACCTCAAATAGAAGCCTTAGTGAATGAAACGGTTTTAAAACTCAAAAACGGGGGTCGTTTATTTTATATAGGTGCCGGAACTAGCGGTCGTTTGGGTATTTTAGATGCTTCTGAATGTCCACCAACATTTGGCGTCTCCCATAATTTGGTTATTGGCCTGCTAGCTGGTGGTGATAAGGCAATAAGAAAAGCCGTTGAATTTGCAGAAGATTCACTTACCCAAGGTTGGGAAGATTTAAAAGCCTATGATGTTTCAGATAAGGATATGGTTATAGGTATCGCTGCATCAGGAACAACACCTTATGTTATTGCAGCCCTAGAGACCTGTAATGAAAATGATATAAGTACAGGCTGTATAACTTGTAATTATAATAGTCCGCTGTCACAAGTGTCAAAATTCCCTATTGAAGTTATAGTAGGTCCAGAGTTTGTTACAGGAAGCTCAAGGATGAAAGCAGGTACCGCTCAAAAACTAGTACTGAATATGATTACCACAACCAGTATGATTCAATTAGGCCGTATTAAGGATAATAAAATGGTAGATATGCAATTGAGCAATAATAAGCTGTTAGATAGAGGTGTGAAAATGATTATGAGGGAGCTGAACATTGCTGAGACCGAAGCCCAAAAACTATTAAACCAACACCATAGTGTAAGACACGCTATTCAAAACTACAGAGATGACAACCAAAAAAACAGATAGGGATTTACTCTTTAAAGGTATAAAGACCATGGTATTTGCACTCCTAAGCCTATTTATGGGTCCAACACTAATTCATATGGCCTTTAGTAATCTTGAAAAGCCACTATATATTCCCTTATTAATAGTTGGTTGCTTAGTGTGTGCCATGGCTATTTTTCTAATTTTTAAGGGAATAAATACGATAATGGATAGTATTTTCAAAAAGAGCACCCCTTAATTTAAAAGGCTTTCTTTAGGTGTCGTTGGATTAAAGCCAAAATCCTCATCGGTAATTTTCACCCCTAATCTATCAAGAATATAATTGATGATGGCGTAGTGATGTATCGCATGACTATTAGCTTGTGATAATGCAGCCGCATAGGTATACTTCATCTCGATTTTACCTAAACCTAGGTCATCCACCACTATGACGACATCGTCAATATCATTACTAAAATGCTCAAGCTTTTCAATAATGACTTTTAAATACGATTGTGCATAGCAACATTTAGTCTCAACGTCCTTATTTCTGCTTCGAACTGTTAAATCGATTGAACCGTTTTCACGTTCATTCAAAATGCAATCATAAAAATCCAAAATATGCCTTATATGCGTGCCTATGCTTGAATAATATGGAGAAACCGAAGTATTACACAACGTTTCATCTGATAAAGCATCTAATAACAATTGTGATTTCCGAAGGGTTTTAAGTGTAGATTCAATAATAATATTCATGGATACTAAAATAGATATATAAAATTAAACGCATTCATTTCGCTGTTAGTCTTATAGCATTCGCATCCTTACAAAATTCATATTAATACTTAGCCATTTTTCAATCAGAAGCCTTTAATGCTTCAATAACCAAACGCAACTCACCATAAGAATATTTTTCGTCCAATTGATGTTTTAAATCTGATAAGGTTTCAAAGGTTTTCTCTGGAATCGTTTTTTTCAATTCTTTATAATGTTGTTCTGAAATTAAATCTGTGATTTTGACTTCGCCTGTATCTATAAAACTGGCTAAATGACCAAAAATCGTATTCTCATTGAGTTCCCGTTTTTTGGCAATGGCTTCAACAGACTTACCAGATTTAAACAACTCTAAAGATATTGTCTTGGTAACCCCCTTTTTTTTCTTCGGTTTTACTTCTTCAAAAAACTCGTGCTTACCTAATGTTTCAATATCGTTTTCATTACAAAAATTGTTAATCACTTTCAAAATAGCATGACCATATTTTTCGACTCGGGTTTTTCCCATGCCATTAACTTGAAGCAGCTCAGTTTTGTTAGTAGGTAAGGTTTCACACATTTCATATAAAGATTTTTGTGTAAAAATTTGAAAGTGTACTAAATCTTTTTCTTGGGCAATCTCATTTCTAAGCACCCTCAACAATTCAAACAATTCTATATTGCTCGTGCCATCAATAATTGTTTTTCTAAGCTTTTTAGGTTTTTCTTTACCCAAAAACACAGATTTAGCCCGCAATTCTAGGAACTCTTGTGCTCTAAAACCCTTTGTTAAACTATTAAAATACAACATTTTGGCACCCAATAATTCTTCAAAAGCATCTAGATTCTTAGTAATGTCCCCTCCCACGGTCTGATTATCGGTCGTAAAAGCGAAGGTTTTTAGAGGTGTCACTATATGTGTGTCAGTTTCTGATTTAAAATAACCGATAGCCTTTTTAAAGCGCTCCTGAATTTTAGCACTATGTTCAGGTAATCCTTCATCTTCAGATAATTGTCTTAACTGTGTCATAAAACTATTACTCACTTTTAATAAGTTAGTTAGAACCGTTTTAATATTTAAAAAAACAAGTTCAACAGGGCCTTCTATAATAGTTCTATTTTTATAGTAAATATCCAAAACTCGATTTGCAGGATATAATAATGAGTAAAAATCGAAAACCTCGAATATCAAATCCAATTGAAATTTTTTCTGCGATAATGCTAAAACGGTTTCATCAGGTTGATTCTGCTCAGTGCCTTTATTGAATGAAAGCACATGACTATCGCTAATAATCTGGCTAGAGTGAATTTTACTTTTTAAAACCAATCCTTCCAAAGATTTACATCTACTTAAAGCGACATACGTTTGTCCGTGAGCGAAAGCTCCCTGGGCATCAATAATGGCCTTTTCAAAAGTTAAACCTTGGCTCTTATGAATGGTAATACTCCAGGCTAAACGTAATGGCATCTGCTTATAAGACCCTATTCTTTCTTCAGAGATAGCCTTAGTTTCGGCATTAACTGTATAATTGATATTCTCCCAAATTTCTGGTGTGACATTAATATTAAAATCATCGTCGGGGCAGTGCACAACTACTTCCTCTTTATCTAACAGAATGACCTTCCCTATTTTCCCATTAAAGTATCGTTTATCAGGATTGCTATCATTTTTAACAAACATCACTTGTGCACCCACTTTCAACACTAAAGACGCCTTGTTCGGATACGCATACTCCGGAAATTTCCCTTCCACTTCAGCTTGATATATATACTTTTTAGTATCTAATTTATCCAACTCAGTATTATTAGTAGCTTCTGCTTTGTTATTATGTGTAGTTAAGGAGATATACCCCGTATTGGGCTCTGGTGTAAAATCTGGAATGTACCGTTTATTCAATTCCGTAGCAGCCACCTCTGATAGTACATTATTTCTAATTTCGTTAAGGATCTCAATAAACTTAGGGTTGTCCTGTCTGTAAATATGTTTCAACTCAATAGTTACCGCATCACATTGTTGGTAGGCATGACTACTAAAAAAGAACCCGTTCTTATAAATGTGTTTCAACAACTCCCATTCCTGCTCCTTAATAACAGGTGATAATTGTTGTAAATCGCCAATCATCAAAACCTGTACCCCACCAAACACTTTCGTCCTATTTCTAAACCGGCGTAAGGTTCTATCAATCCCATCTAGTAAATCGGCGCGTACCATACTAATTTCATCGATAACCAATAAATCCATCGATTTAATGATATTGATTTTCGTCTTACTGAATTTCCTATTAAACCCTTTGGAAACATTTAAATCTGAGTCAGGTAAAATAGGTCCAAAAGGCATCTGGAAAAAAGAATGTATGGTCACACCTTTCGCATTAATAGCTGCAACACCCGTAGGTGCAACCACCACCAAACGTTTCAAACTATTCATTTTCAATCGGTGCAAGAACGTGGTTTTTCCAGTCCCTGCCTTACCCGTTAAAAAAATAGATCGGTTTGTATTATTCACAAACTCCCATGCCAATTCCAGTTCTTTATTTATAGCCATTAAGCATTTTTATATTATGTTTTGAAGATAATAATTTATGAAGTTTAATTGGACGGCTTTTTAATAAAAAATAAAGCTCCACTAGCAATTAATCCAAAGCACAGACGAAGGGATGTTATCACTCCACCTGTGATGGCCAGATTTAGTGTATTCCCCATGGCCCTGTTTTCAACTTGAGTTTATTCCAAAAAAAAGTCCCCAACAAATAAATGTTGGGGACCAAAAAAGGCAACGACCTACTCTCCCACAAATGCAGTACCATCGGCGCTAACGGGCTTAACTTCTCTGTTCGGAATGGTAAGAGGTGAGCCCCGTCGCTATAACCACCTTAAGTCATAGCTGC encodes the following:
- a CDS encoding helix-turn-helix domain-containing protein: MAINKELELAWEFVNNTNRSIFLTGKAGTGKTTFLHRLKMNSLKRLVVVAPTGVAAINAKGVTIHSFFQMPFGPILPDSDLNVSKGFNRKFSKTKINIIKSMDLLVIDEISMVRADLLDGIDRTLRRFRNRTKVFGGVQVLMIGDLQQLSPVIKEQEWELLKHIYKNGFFFSSHAYQQCDAVTIELKHIYRQDNPKFIEILNEIRNNVLSEVAATELNKRYIPDFTPEPNTGYISLTTHNNKAEATNNTELDKLDTKKYIYQAEVEGKFPEYAYPNKASLVLKVGAQVMFVKNDSNPDKRYFNGKIGKVILLDKEEVVVHCPDDDFNINVTPEIWENINYTVNAETKAISEERIGSYKQMPLRLAWSITIHKSQGLTFEKAIIDAQGAFAHGQTYVALSRCKSLEGLVLKSKIHSSQIISDSHVLSFNKGTEQNQPDETVLALSQKKFQLDLIFEVFDFYSLLYPANRVLDIYYKNRTIIEGPVELVFLNIKTVLTNLLKVSNSFMTQLRQLSEDEGLPEHSAKIQERFKKAIGYFKSETDTHIVTPLKTFAFTTDNQTVGGDITKNLDAFEELLGAKMLYFNSLTKGFRAQEFLELRAKSVFLGKEKPKKLRKTIIDGTSNIELFELLRVLRNEIAQEKDLVHFQIFTQKSLYEMCETLPTNKTELLQVNGMGKTRVEKYGHAILKVINNFCNENDIETLGKHEFFEEVKPKKKKGVTKTISLELFKSGKSVEAIAKKRELNENTIFGHLASFIDTGEVKITDLISEQHYKELKKTIPEKTFETLSDLKHQLDEKYSYGELRLVIEALKASD
- a CDS encoding DUF6095 family protein — translated: MTTKKTDRDLLFKGIKTMVFALLSLFMGPTLIHMAFSNLEKPLYIPLLIVGCLVCAMAIFLIFKGINTIMDSIFKKSTP
- the murQ gene encoding N-acetylmuramic acid 6-phosphate etherase, producing MSYTKTTEQDSHYNHLEAMNITELLKHINSEDQTVPMAVKKALPQIEALVNETVLKLKNGGRLFYIGAGTSGRLGILDASECPPTFGVSHNLVIGLLAGGDKAIRKAVEFAEDSLTQGWEDLKAYDVSDKDMVIGIAASGTTPYVIAALETCNENDISTGCITCNYNSPLSQVSKFPIEVIVGPEFVTGSSRMKAGTAQKLVLNMITTTSMIQLGRIKDNKMVDMQLSNNKLLDRGVKMIMRELNIAETEAQKLLNQHHSVRHAIQNYRDDNQKNR
- a CDS encoding NADP-dependent isocitrate dehydrogenase, whose amino-acid sequence is MSKIIYTKTDEAPALATRSFLPIVTSFLKSSGIQIETKDISLAARILSAFPDFLNDDQRVSDDLAFLGELAKKPEANIIKLPNISASLPQLKAAIKELQSKGFAIPDYPNEPSNDEKDIQLRYDKIKGSAVNPVIREGNSDRRAPKAIKNYAKKNPHSMGAWSSDSKTHVATMTEGDFAHNEKSVTLTEATSISIQHTDNNGNLTILKDSFNLLDSEIIDATIMSKKALLAFFENEIEDANEKGLLLSLHMKGTMMKVSDPIIFGHAVRTYFKDVFEKYADTFEEIGVDVNNGFGNLLENIQKLPQAKQDKILADIDSAFKNGPSIAMVNSDKGITNLHVPSDVIIDASMPAMIRTSGKMWNAEGQLQDTKAIIPDSSYAGIYAATINFCKKHGAFDPTTMGTVPNVGLMAQKAEEYGSHDKTFEIASDGIVRIINAERKTLLEHHVETGDIWRMCQTKDVPIQDWVKLAVTRARASQTPAVFWLDEKRAHDAEIIKKVNTYLKDHDTNGLDLRILSPIDATIFTCERLKDGKDTISVSGNVLRDYLTDLFPILEVGTSAKMLSIVPLMNGGGLFETGAGGSAPKHVQQLLEENHLRWDSLGEFLALAVSLEHYSEVNNNPKAKILGEALDDATDTLLENRKGPSRNVGELDNRGSHFYLALYWAQELAKQSKDSELKEEFSRMAEKLANNETVIIEALNAVQGKPVDIGGYYEPVESLINQVMRPIESFNSIIN
- a CDS encoding DUF4249 domain-containing protein — protein: MRKLIYLLPFCMIFFTCEDVIDVDLQNETPRLVIDASLDWVKGTAGDQQIIKLSLSAPFYSDTIIPANGATVMVKDSNDNIFSFIEETDTGLYVNNSFIPAINETYNLSIVYNNETYLATETMLPVSNIDYVEQKNDGGFSGEEIEIKAFYKDPQGIENFYLFEYFNTSHGTLSLEVYDDEFTDGNEIFGFHTDENLEAGNIMNIRSYGISSRNYEFMNILLQQTDNENGDPFEAQPVAVRGNCINQTNPDNFPYGYFRTSEVSEFLYTVE
- a CDS encoding TonB-dependent receptor — encoded protein: MKKIMLLLLCAFSLYNVSLNAQQKFTLSGTISEAESNETLIGVNIIFPEIQSGTTTNEYGFYSITLPEGTYNMTISYLGFNTIRETLILSQDITKSFSLTDAVEDLDEVVITENIEKINIKAPQMSVNRLTSSTIKEIPVVLGEADIIKAITLLPGVTNAGEGSSGFNVRGGSADQNLILLDETIIYNSSHLFGFFSVFNPDAIKDLRLYKGGIPARYGGRVSSVLDIYQKEGNSKEFHGNGGVGIISSRLLLEGPLKKDQGSFLFGGRSSYAHLFLPLFDIDNIAYFYDLNTKLSYNLNNNNNIYLSGYFGRDVFRIEDTFENTYGNSVLNFRWNHLFSDKLFSNLSLIYSDYYYDLKLNFVEFDWVSGIQNFNLKYDFKHYLNNNLKLQYGINSIYYKFNPGEIKPTVSSSGINPFKLTDKYAFENAVYLDVEHKLSNTLALSYGLRFSSFWRLGQDGLNLYEDNKPVLFNEDFQIYEKADPIATKTFNRSEAIEQFHNLEPRASLAYQLTQQSSVKASYNRMAQYLHLLSNTSSPTPLDVWAPSGKYIKPQLLDQYAIGYFKNFSDNTYSLEVESFYKTVKNRIDYIDGADLIANNAIEQVILNGRARAYGLEFLLKKTEGKFKGWLAYTLSKSEQQTKGRDKNELGINNGNWYNTPYDKTHDVSFTGSYDWNNKWKLNANFIFQTGQPATFPNGQYQYNGVIIPSYSNRNADRLPSYNRLDLSATYTPKPDKVKGWKSYWVFGIYNVYNRRNAASISFGQNSDTNVNEARRLSIFGIVPSISYNFKF